Proteins encoded within one genomic window of Candidatus Thiodiazotropha endoloripes:
- a CDS encoding Na+/H+ antiporter subunit E produces the protein MRYFSFVVLLFLFWIALSGHFEPLLLGLGAVSIALTAFLSHRMNVIDHESYPLHLSLKFPSYYFYLFGEIIKANIDVIKRILSWEKTPISPQMIEIPQSQQTDLGAVIYANSITLTPGTVTIKISEESLTVHALSKEAAADLATDTMSKEITNRVFKE, from the coding sequence ATGAGATATTTTAGCTTTGTCGTACTGCTGTTTCTGTTCTGGATCGCCTTGTCCGGACATTTCGAACCCCTGCTGCTGGGCCTGGGGGCAGTTTCGATTGCACTCACGGCATTCCTATCCCACCGGATGAATGTCATCGATCACGAAAGCTACCCGCTGCATCTCTCATTAAAATTCCCCAGTTACTATTTCTATCTGTTCGGCGAGATTATCAAAGCGAATATCGACGTAATCAAACGGATCCTAAGCTGGGAAAAAACACCGATCAGTCCACAGATGATTGAGATCCCTCAGTCGCAACAAACCGACCTCGGGGCTGTGATTTATGCCAATTCCATTACACTGACCCCTGGAACGGTCACGATTAAGATATCGGAAGAGAGCCTCACTGTGCATGCGCTCAGCAAGGAGGCAGCCGCCGATCTGGCCACCGACACCATGTCGAAAGAGATTACCAACCGGGTTTTCAAAGAATAA
- a CDS encoding monovalent cation/H+ antiporter complex subunit F has translation MYIAASLAILVTMGLALARALSGPTTYDRIAAVNMHGTKTVLLIAVLAFLSGRTDVLDIALVYALINFIGVVAALKLVEQGNFHTSDSLDGDAKQGEPK, from the coding sequence ATGTATATTGCAGCTTCACTGGCGATCCTGGTCACCATGGGATTGGCCCTCGCGCGCGCGCTATCAGGGCCTACGACCTATGACCGTATTGCGGCGGTTAACATGCATGGCACCAAAACGGTGCTGTTGATTGCGGTTTTGGCTTTTCTATCCGGCAGAACCGATGTACTGGACATTGCACTGGTCTATGCACTGATCAATTTCATTGGTGTCGTCGCCGCCCTCAAGCTGGTCGAACAGGGTAATTTTCACACCTCGGACAGCCTCGATGGTGATGCGAAACAGGGAGAGCCGAAGTGA
- a CDS encoding DUF4040 domain-containing protein — translation MIDVVVDIILLTFLATTSIAIMRMTNLFATVMLFGIFSLLSAGLFVVMDAPDVAFTEAAVGAGISTVLMLATLALVKRPKEPYYDEAPQAHTAWLPLIVVIVTGSALVYGTWDIPNFGSPDAPSQTHVARFYLENSMPDTGVPNTVTAVLASYRGFDTLGEVTVIFTAAVAVLLLIGGKRPKPALKTEDEEAQDEA, via the coding sequence ATGATTGATGTTGTAGTCGATATTATTCTACTCACCTTTTTGGCGACCACCTCCATCGCAATCATGCGCATGACCAATCTGTTTGCGACCGTGATGCTGTTCGGAATCTTCAGCCTGCTCTCTGCCGGTCTGTTCGTGGTGATGGATGCGCCCGATGTGGCCTTTACCGAAGCAGCCGTGGGTGCGGGTATCTCCACGGTCTTGATGCTGGCGACCCTGGCCCTGGTCAAGCGACCGAAAGAGCCCTACTACGACGAGGCGCCGCAGGCTCACACCGCATGGCTACCGCTGATCGTCGTGATAGTCACCGGTTCGGCGCTGGTTTACGGCACTTGGGACATACCAAACTTTGGTTCCCCGGATGCCCCGTCACAGACACACGTCGCACGTTTTTATCTGGAAAACTCGATGCCCGACACCGGGGTACCGAATACGGTAACCGCAGTACTGGCGAGTTATCGCGGCTTTGACACCCTGGGCGAAGTCACCGTGATCTTCACCGCCGCGGTAGCGGTACTGCTGCTGATCGGTGGCAAGCGCCCGAAACCGGCACTCAAAACAGAGGATGAGGAGGCACAAGATGAGGCCTAA
- a CDS encoding glutamine amidotransferase, with protein MCAIRHVAFEDLGLLEPLLEKSGFEINYVNAWELDRKTAEMADLVVFLGGPISVMDEVDYPFLTDEIAIAKTRLVTAKPTLGICLGAQILARAIGASVRPGPVKEIGWAPVNLSDAGQASVLTELGDTPVLHWHGEVCELPADVESLAYTPDCTVQAFIPGPNSLALQFHIEAGAYGIEPWLIGHTGEIAQTPGVTIAKLRSDTHQSSASLRSAATNAFQRWLAEVGFSNDK; from the coding sequence GTGTGCGCAATTCGTCATGTCGCCTTTGAAGACCTTGGTTTACTCGAACCCCTGCTTGAAAAGTCCGGCTTTGAGATAAATTATGTCAATGCCTGGGAGTTGGACAGAAAAACTGCCGAGATGGCAGATCTGGTGGTGTTTCTGGGTGGACCGATCAGCGTAATGGATGAGGTCGACTATCCCTTCCTGACTGACGAAATCGCTATTGCCAAAACCAGGCTTGTCACCGCCAAGCCGACCCTCGGCATCTGCCTTGGCGCACAGATTCTCGCCCGTGCAATCGGCGCTAGTGTTCGCCCCGGACCGGTGAAAGAGATCGGCTGGGCGCCGGTTAACCTATCGGATGCAGGTCAGGCATCCGTACTCACCGAATTAGGTGACACCCCGGTGCTGCACTGGCACGGTGAGGTGTGTGAGCTACCCGCTGATGTAGAGAGCCTTGCCTATACGCCCGACTGCACAGTTCAGGCATTCATTCCTGGCCCCAATTCATTGGCACTGCAGTTCCATATCGAAGCCGGCGCTTACGGTATAGAACCCTGGCTGATCGGCCATACGGGTGAAATCGCACAGACCCCCGGAGTCACAATTGCAAAGCTACGCTCAGATACACACCAGAGCAGCGCTTCACTGAGGTCTGCTGCCACTAATGCCTTCCAACGCTGGTTAGCAGAAGTCGGTTTCAGTAATGATAAATAA
- a CDS encoding monovalent cation/H+ antiporter subunit D family protein, whose amino-acid sequence MGNHISLLLVVVPLIAAPLVAVLPRGRLPWAASFAVSIACAVFAGIQLGSVLQGGTISYELGGWAPPWGIEYRIDAVNAFVALIVAVIAALTLPYALHSVEREIPEEKIPTFYSALLLCLTGLLGITQTGDIFNVFVFLEISSLSSYALISLGKSRQAFTSSYQYLIMGTIGATFYLIGVGLLYSQTGTLNMQDMANILPSVLHLNTVVTGFTFIMVGIALKLALFPLHLWLPNAYTYAPTVVTVFLAATATKVAVYVMLRILFTVFPQTFTITTPADELFILAGMAGVLSASVYAIYQKNIKRLLAYSSVAQIGYMVLGIGFATTTGLTATLIHLFNHALMKGALFMAIGAIIYRIDSCRLDQIHGLGRAMPWTFGAIVIGGLSLVGVPGTAGFISKWYLVTAALEQSAWIPVAVILIGSLLAVVYVGKLIEALYFKPVTDNGKVVTEAPLMLLVPTWGLVLANIYFGLDTDLTVGVAEQAAAILGGMKP is encoded by the coding sequence ATGGGAAATCATATTAGTCTGCTGCTGGTCGTTGTACCGCTGATTGCGGCACCCCTGGTGGCCGTATTACCCCGTGGCCGGTTGCCTTGGGCGGCCTCGTTTGCCGTGTCCATCGCTTGTGCCGTGTTTGCCGGAATCCAGCTCGGGTCGGTGCTTCAAGGTGGGACCATCAGTTATGAACTTGGTGGTTGGGCACCCCCATGGGGAATTGAGTACCGCATTGATGCGGTGAACGCCTTTGTCGCCCTGATCGTTGCGGTCATTGCTGCACTCACCCTGCCCTATGCACTGCACAGTGTGGAGCGGGAGATACCGGAAGAGAAAATACCGACTTTTTACAGTGCCTTACTGCTCTGTCTGACTGGACTGCTCGGTATTACCCAGACCGGTGACATCTTCAATGTCTTCGTCTTCCTGGAGATCTCTTCACTCTCCTCCTATGCACTGATCAGCCTTGGCAAAAGCAGGCAGGCGTTCACTTCCTCCTACCAATACCTGATCATGGGCACCATCGGCGCCACCTTCTACCTGATCGGGGTGGGTCTGCTCTATTCCCAAACCGGTACGTTGAATATGCAGGATATGGCGAATATCCTGCCCAGCGTACTGCACCTTAATACCGTGGTGACCGGCTTTACCTTCATCATGGTCGGTATCGCCCTGAAGCTGGCACTGTTTCCCCTGCACCTCTGGCTACCGAACGCCTACACCTACGCGCCCACAGTGGTCACCGTTTTTCTTGCCGCAACGGCCACCAAAGTCGCCGTGTATGTGATGCTGCGCATCCTGTTCACCGTATTTCCGCAGACCTTCACCATCACCACCCCCGCTGACGAGCTGTTTATCCTTGCAGGTATGGCCGGTGTTCTAAGTGCATCGGTTTACGCCATCTACCAGAAAAACATCAAGCGACTGCTGGCCTACTCCAGTGTGGCTCAAATCGGTTACATGGTTCTGGGGATCGGCTTTGCCACGACAACCGGTCTGACGGCAACCCTGATTCATCTATTCAACCATGCGCTGATGAAAGGCGCGCTGTTCATGGCCATTGGTGCCATCATCTACCGTATCGATTCATGCCGTCTTGATCAGATTCATGGCCTTGGCCGGGCTATGCCCTGGACATTCGGTGCGATTGTCATCGGTGGCCTGAGCTTGGTTGGTGTACCGGGCACGGCCGGATTTATCAGTAAGTGGTACCTGGTGACAGCGGCCCTGGAACAATCCGCATGGATCCCGGTTGCCGTGATTCTGATTGGCTCTCTGCTGGCTGTTGTTTATGTGGGTAAATTGATCGAAGCCCTCTATTTCAAACCGGTAACCGATAACGGCAAGGTCGTGACCGAAGCACCGTTAATGTTACTCGTACCGACCTGGGGCCTGGTGCTCGCCAACATCTATTTCGGCCTGGATACAGACCTGACGGTGGGAGTTGCTGAACAAGCCGCCGCAATTCTCGGGGGGATGAAGCCATGA
- the mnhG gene encoding monovalent cation/H(+) antiporter subunit G — protein MIIDILSSIFLLVGAALGIVGGIGIHRFPDFYTRLHAIGITDTLSALMILLGLALQAGWSIAAFKLALIFIFLFFTSPTASHALAYAAQHSGLKPKLDQK, from the coding sequence GTGATTATCGATATTCTCAGTTCGATCTTTCTGTTGGTTGGCGCTGCGCTCGGCATCGTCGGCGGAATTGGGATCCACCGCTTTCCCGACTTCTATACCCGCCTGCACGCGATCGGAATAACCGATACCCTGAGTGCCTTGATGATTCTGCTGGGTCTCGCGCTGCAGGCCGGATGGAGTATTGCGGCCTTTAAACTGGCCCTGATCTTCATATTCCTATTTTTTACCAGCCCGACTGCTTCTCATGCGCTGGCATACGCAGCACAACACAGCGGTCTCAAGCCCAAGCTTGACCAGAAATAA
- a CDS encoding HD domain-containing phosphohydrolase gives MTVSIDLRQVVYALADALDLVGVDETAHGKRVGYMAFKCAEMMGMDKEARERLFHIGMLHDCGVSSTEEHTHLVEEMVWEGADAHSAIGATLLESFSYFHDYAQVVRYHHTPWESLLESDVKPEIARDANLIFMVDRVDALSAIHYGKDLLQQTGNIRKEIQEYAGTLFSPDLVELFVLVSNSEAFWMMLEPPHLQRFLFDMERFTTPQPVSFEKLKQMARIFATIVDAKSHFTFEHSVGVSRLARHLAERSSMAFDTCERIEVAGLLHDLGKLRVPDQVLDKPGPLDADDKLLLHRHSFETYQVLREIEGIEDIALWAAYHHEAPNGQGYPFRRIGEELTREARIIAVADVFQALAQDRPYRAAMALPKILELIGEMAESGHLDTDLVELVKAEPETCLKLAVSV, from the coding sequence GTGACTGTTTCAATCGATTTGCGTCAGGTCGTCTACGCCCTGGCCGACGCACTGGACCTGGTCGGGGTCGACGAAACTGCCCACGGTAAGCGGGTGGGCTACATGGCATTCAAGTGCGCTGAGATGATGGGCATGGACAAGGAGGCTCGTGAGCGCCTGTTCCACATCGGCATGCTGCACGACTGCGGTGTCTCTTCCACGGAGGAACATACCCATCTGGTTGAGGAGATGGTTTGGGAGGGAGCCGATGCCCACTCCGCGATCGGCGCAACCCTGCTTGAGAGCTTCTCCTATTTTCACGATTACGCCCAGGTCGTGCGCTACCACCATACGCCTTGGGAGTCTCTGCTGGAAAGCGATGTGAAACCTGAAATCGCCCGCGACGCCAACCTGATCTTCATGGTCGACCGGGTCGATGCACTATCTGCCATCCACTATGGTAAGGATCTGCTTCAACAGACCGGGAATATCCGTAAGGAGATTCAGGAGTATGCCGGAACCCTGTTCAGCCCCGATCTGGTGGAACTATTTGTGCTGGTTTCAAACTCTGAGGCGTTCTGGATGATGCTGGAACCACCCCACCTGCAGCGCTTTCTCTTCGACATGGAGCGATTCACTACCCCGCAACCGGTCTCTTTTGAAAAACTGAAACAGATGGCGCGTATTTTCGCCACCATCGTCGATGCCAAGAGCCACTTCACCTTCGAACACTCCGTCGGGGTTTCACGCCTGGCACGCCACTTGGCCGAGCGCTCGAGTATGGCTTTCGATACCTGCGAGCGCATCGAAGTGGCCGGACTGCTCCATGACCTGGGCAAGCTGCGGGTGCCGGATCAGGTTCTCGACAAACCTGGGCCTTTGGACGCCGACGACAAGCTGTTGCTCCACCGACACAGTTTTGAGACCTACCAGGTACTGCGTGAAATCGAGGGGATCGAGGATATCGCCCTATGGGCCGCCTACCATCATGAAGCCCCCAATGGACAGGGATACCCCTTTCGTCGAATCGGTGAGGAGTTGACTCGGGAGGCCAGGATCATCGCCGTGGCCGACGTGTTTCAGGCACTCGCCCAGGATCGCCCCTATCGGGCAGCGATGGCACTGCCGAAGATACTTGAGTTGATCGGAGAAATGGCCGAATCGGGTCATCTGGATACCGATCTGGTCGAGCTCGTAAAGGCGGAACCGGAGACATGCTTGAAACTTGCTGTTTCCGTATGA
- a CDS encoding MarR family winged helix-turn-helix transcriptional regulator, with product MDSNSLYNHLERLSELLRTDLRKSGIKHGLQPVQLEVLHYLSVCNRYSDTPLAVSDYLGQTKGTVSQTIKVLEQKGLLLRRTDAGDKRVSHLGLTAKGSKLLDRLVPPPMLTNACDNLSKKARTQINHALNQLVMALLQSNGMKSFGVCHTCRYNGRSEDGGYYCNLVQQPLTVDDVQRICREHEAAA from the coding sequence ATGGATTCAAATAGCCTCTATAATCACCTTGAGCGTCTCAGCGAACTTTTGCGTACCGATCTACGCAAAAGCGGTATCAAGCATGGCCTGCAGCCTGTACAGCTCGAGGTGTTACACTACCTGTCTGTTTGCAATCGCTATTCGGACACGCCATTGGCTGTGAGCGATTATCTTGGCCAAACAAAAGGCACAGTCTCCCAGACCATCAAAGTACTCGAGCAAAAAGGGCTGTTGTTAAGGCGTACCGATGCTGGAGACAAACGTGTCTCCCATCTCGGACTCACCGCAAAGGGCAGCAAGCTGCTGGATCGACTGGTACCGCCTCCGATGCTGACGAATGCCTGTGATAATCTGTCAAAAAAAGCCCGCACACAGATCAATCACGCTCTCAATCAACTGGTTATGGCACTACTGCAAAGTAATGGCATGAAAAGTTTTGGTGTATGCCACACCTGTCGCTACAACGGGCGCTCAGAAGATGGTGGCTACTACTGCAATCTGGTTCAGCAGCCATTAACGGTGGATGATGTGCAGCGTATTTGCCGTGAGCATGAGGCCGCAGCCTGA
- the msrA gene encoding peptide-methionine (S)-S-oxide reductase MsrA yields MKFSMYGSLLAIAMLISGCSQPLANRAASLEEELQGLSVATFAGGCFWCVENGFEMLPGVKEAVSGYSGGVEKNPTYRKVALGMTGHTEAVQVYYDPQVISYTGLIQALWRMMDPTDSRGQFYDRGRQYRPAIFYHDSEQKRIAEKLRTELDASGRYEDPVTIEIVPFTEFYQAEEKHQDYYKKNPVRYNFYTFNSGRYQFVDDVWGEERHVDYTKYCDKHTDEI; encoded by the coding sequence ATGAAGTTTTCCATGTATGGCAGCCTGTTGGCCATTGCAATGCTAATCTCTGGCTGTTCTCAGCCTCTAGCCAACCGGGCAGCGTCGTTAGAAGAGGAGTTGCAGGGGTTATCAGTGGCAACATTTGCCGGCGGATGTTTCTGGTGTGTCGAAAACGGATTTGAGATGCTGCCTGGCGTCAAAGAGGCTGTATCCGGTTACAGCGGCGGCGTGGAAAAAAACCCGACTTACCGTAAAGTTGCCCTCGGTATGACCGGCCATACCGAGGCCGTACAGGTCTATTACGACCCGCAGGTCATCAGCTACACAGGCTTGATACAGGCTCTGTGGCGAATGATGGATCCTACCGATTCCCGTGGTCAGTTCTACGACCGGGGCAGACAATACCGACCGGCCATCTTTTACCATGACAGTGAGCAGAAACGAATTGCGGAAAAACTGCGCACTGAATTGGATGCCTCCGGGCGCTACGAGGATCCGGTGACCATTGAGATTGTACCCTTTACTGAATTCTACCAAGCGGAAGAGAAACACCAGGATTACTATAAAAAGAACCCGGTCCGATACAACTTTTACACATTCAACTCCGGTCGTTATCAGTTTGTGGATGATGTTTGGGGAGAGGAGCGGCATGTGGATTACACCAAATATTGCGACAAACATACGGATGAAATTTGA
- a CDS encoding cation:proton antiporter subunit C: MEFFIGHYNYWIVIILMMVGLYTVISRGNLVKKIIGLNIFQVSVFFLYISMGTVEGGAAPIIAEGVKVYSNPLPHVLILTAIVVGVATTALALALVVRIKETYGTIEEDEIHNLDHSL, from the coding sequence ATGGAATTCTTTATTGGCCACTATAACTACTGGATCGTGATCATTTTGATGATGGTCGGGCTCTATACGGTGATCAGCCGTGGCAACCTGGTTAAAAAAATCATCGGCCTGAATATCTTCCAGGTTTCGGTTTTTTTCCTTTATATCAGCATGGGCACGGTGGAGGGAGGTGCAGCGCCTATTATCGCTGAAGGTGTCAAAGTCTATTCAAACCCGCTACCCCATGTCCTTATCCTCACCGCCATCGTGGTTGGCGTGGCGACGACGGCACTGGCGCTGGCTTTGGTGGTACGTATCAAGGAAACCTACGGAACCATCGAAGAAGATGAAATTCATAATCTGGATCACTCGCTGTAA
- a CDS encoding Na(+)/H(+) antiporter subunit B, whose protein sequence is MRPNLILHVIAKFVIPLIILFALYVQFHGDFGPGGGFQAGVIFSAAFILYSLVFGLETAEKIIPHHWLRILASLGVVIYAGVGIESLILGSNYLDYTLLGSNQIAGQHLGILLVELGVGITVAAAMLILFFAFAGRGRE, encoded by the coding sequence ATGAGGCCTAATCTGATCCTGCATGTCATAGCAAAGTTCGTTATTCCGCTGATTATCCTGTTTGCACTCTATGTCCAGTTTCATGGAGATTTCGGACCCGGCGGAGGCTTCCAGGCCGGGGTTATCTTCAGTGCCGCCTTCATCCTCTACAGCCTGGTTTTCGGACTCGAAACCGCAGAAAAGATTATCCCTCACCACTGGTTGCGCATCCTGGCGTCACTCGGCGTGGTGATCTATGCCGGGGTGGGAATAGAGTCCCTGATTTTGGGCAGCAACTATCTCGACTACACACTTCTGGGCAGCAATCAGATTGCCGGCCAGCACCTGGGTATCCTGCTGGTCGAACTGGGTGTCGGCATCACGGTGGCTGCCGCCATGTTGATTCTATTTTTTGCCTTTGCAGGCAGGGGCAGAGAGTAA